A stretch of the Methylacidiphilum caldifontis genome encodes the following:
- a CDS encoding [protein-PII] uridylyltransferase family protein translates to MERFGRFSTLEEALEDFQQFSEFARTQFKAHPDWLEWIKSRDISDPSYLRGPGKLKIDWLERASHCSSSLQSRIEALKQLKQREILRIGFFDFSSVWNLEKVLKNLSLLADFCLEVLLELAKEDQLSLSSFPFTIISMGKLGGNELNYSSDIDLVFIHNGSEAHHDKANRLGKKIIQLFSLAQGGFYRIDLRLRPEGNSGVLVPSLKYCENYYFSLGESWERMALIKARRSAGDHSLAYEFEILRSLFSFPKHLTEEMFEEVIEIKSRIEKEILAEGSRKRNIKLGEGGIREIEFIVQSFQVVYGARFPTLQGRSTQETLDGLCDCGLIPRKEAEELKVAYTFLRRVENRLQMVADLQTHLLPDNVDKKKAIALSLGLELELFESQVEYHMSNVRRLFSSLFPLSNKKKEFSFNFGIFPDPRKARRDLQSLEEGHSFRTTKSLRRFFPILEEKLSHSVDPNLCLSRFVQFADRYGLKSMLYESLASSPKALELLLGLFDRSSFFTEILLYQPELFEEVCQSDGLYTKKTVDVFYNELDLIDKDYKTRYRIYRKGELFRIFLRDILGLASLLEIEEEYTALAEAILKQVTKHCHAQSNAIIGMGRLGGKELGYGSDLDCLLIGDNLGGALELNRFLSEMLPTGILYNFDFRLRPHGEGPIVLERQRYEEYYRTQAQFWEVQALHRARFVCGNEEEGMKFIRFVDSLWIHWSRQIPWQEFFALREKIQRERDNHVPLINRFKTAPGGLMDIELGSQIWLMLRQIREPSLWKAFLWIEEEDPQTAQKIRSGYLFLRQLESVLRRERNSPVSVIPTEESAKEKLARFLGFNSTKQFMENYVQVLESNREVFETLTSQKLP, encoded by the coding sequence ATGGAAAGATTTGGACGCTTTTCAACATTGGAAGAGGCTTTAGAGGATTTTCAGCAGTTTTCGGAATTTGCGAGGACTCAATTTAAAGCTCATCCTGACTGGTTAGAATGGATTAAAAGTAGAGATATTTCTGATCCTAGCTATCTTCGAGGTCCAGGAAAGCTTAAGATCGATTGGTTAGAAAGAGCATCCCATTGTTCTTCAAGTTTGCAAAGCCGCATTGAAGCCTTGAAACAATTAAAACAGAGAGAAATTTTAAGAATAGGTTTTTTTGATTTTTCATCAGTATGGAATCTAGAAAAAGTGCTAAAAAACCTTTCACTGCTTGCTGATTTTTGTTTGGAAGTCCTTTTGGAGCTGGCTAAAGAGGACCAACTAAGCTTATCATCCTTTCCCTTTACCATCATCTCGATGGGAAAACTAGGAGGAAACGAACTGAATTATAGTTCGGATATCGACCTTGTTTTCATCCATAATGGTTCTGAGGCTCATCACGACAAGGCCAATAGGCTTGGAAAAAAAATTATCCAGCTTTTTTCTCTTGCTCAAGGAGGGTTTTATCGGATTGATCTTAGGCTCAGACCGGAAGGAAATAGTGGAGTTCTTGTGCCTTCTCTCAAGTATTGTGAAAACTACTATTTTTCATTAGGAGAGAGTTGGGAGCGGATGGCTTTAATCAAAGCTCGAAGATCGGCTGGTGACCACTCCCTTGCTTACGAATTTGAAATTCTTCGTTCACTTTTTTCTTTTCCCAAGCATTTGACCGAGGAGATGTTTGAAGAAGTAATAGAAATTAAATCAAGGATAGAAAAAGAGATCTTAGCCGAAGGTTCACGAAAAAGAAACATTAAGCTTGGGGAAGGAGGCATTCGGGAAATTGAATTTATTGTCCAATCTTTTCAAGTCGTTTACGGAGCCCGTTTCCCTACTCTTCAAGGTAGATCGACACAGGAAACTCTTGATGGGTTGTGCGACTGTGGACTTATTCCTAGAAAAGAGGCTGAAGAGCTTAAAGTAGCCTATACTTTTCTTAGACGAGTTGAAAATAGGCTGCAGATGGTTGCTGATCTTCAAACCCATCTCCTTCCAGATAATGTAGACAAAAAGAAGGCCATAGCCCTTTCTTTGGGCTTGGAACTTGAGCTGTTTGAATCTCAAGTTGAATATCACATGAGCAATGTACGGAGGCTTTTTTCTTCCCTTTTTCCTCTTTCCAATAAAAAGAAAGAATTCAGTTTTAATTTTGGGATATTCCCTGATCCACGGAAAGCAAGAAGGGATTTGCAATCTCTTGAAGAAGGTCATTCCTTTAGGACGACAAAATCTTTGAGGCGGTTTTTCCCTATCCTTGAGGAGAAACTCAGCCACTCGGTTGATCCTAATCTGTGTTTAAGTCGGTTTGTTCAATTCGCAGACAGATATGGCCTAAAATCTATGCTTTATGAATCCCTTGCTTCAAGTCCTAAAGCGCTGGAGCTGCTTTTAGGGCTTTTTGATCGCAGTTCTTTTTTCACTGAAATTCTTTTATATCAGCCTGAATTATTTGAAGAGGTCTGTCAAAGTGATGGGCTTTACACAAAAAAAACGGTTGATGTTTTTTATAACGAACTAGATTTAATCGACAAGGATTACAAAACCAGGTATCGGATCTACAGGAAAGGGGAGTTGTTTCGGATTTTTTTGAGGGATATACTCGGGTTGGCGAGTCTTTTAGAGATTGAAGAAGAATATACAGCTCTTGCTGAAGCCATACTGAAACAAGTAACTAAACATTGTCATGCTCAATCTAACGCGATCATCGGCATGGGTAGACTAGGGGGAAAAGAGCTTGGTTATGGGTCAGACCTGGATTGTCTTCTTATAGGCGATAACCTTGGTGGTGCTTTAGAGCTCAACCGTTTTCTTTCAGAAATGCTTCCCACAGGCATACTCTATAATTTTGATTTTCGGCTTCGGCCTCACGGAGAAGGTCCCATTGTCCTCGAAAGGCAACGTTATGAAGAATATTACCGCACTCAAGCTCAATTCTGGGAAGTCCAGGCTTTGCATCGAGCTCGTTTTGTTTGTGGAAATGAGGAAGAAGGCATGAAATTTATACGATTTGTGGATAGCTTGTGGATCCATTGGAGTAGGCAAATTCCATGGCAAGAATTCTTTGCCTTAAGAGAAAAGATTCAGAGGGAAAGGGACAACCATGTTCCCTTAATTAATCGGTTTAAAACAGCACCAGGAGGTCTTATGGACATTGAACTTGGCTCTCAAATATGGCTTATGCTTAGGCAGATCCGAGAACCCAGTCTATGGAAGGCCTTTTTGTGGATAGAAGAAGAAGATCCCCAGACCGCCCAGAAAATTCGCAGCGGTTATTTATTCCTCAGGCAACTTGAGTCTGTCTTAAGAAGGGAAAGAAACAGTCCCGTGTCGGTTATTCCTACTGAGGAGTCGGCCAAGGAAAAACTGGCTAGGTTCCTTGGTTTTAACTCAACAAAACAATTTATGGAGAACTATGTCCAAGTCCTTGAATCGAATCGGGAGGTGTTTGAGACACTAACTTCTCAAAAGCTTCCTTAG
- a CDS encoding non-canonical purine NTP pyrophosphatase, protein MEKILLASSNSNKWIEFSRLLYPLIIEPLTGDLKKLLPKEIADNYRDNARLKAMALSEIYEGFVLADDSGLEVQSLHGEPGIHSSRYAGKGATSQQNRDKLLKNITINRLTDRSARFVCALILVKQKKILFETTAFCYGRIADRQKGQGGFGYDPLFIPEGYSLTMAQLSEQQKDLISHRARACQELKAFLLENQKRLHDS, encoded by the coding sequence ATGGAAAAAATCCTTTTGGCTTCCTCAAACTCCAATAAATGGATTGAATTTTCTAGGCTCCTCTATCCTCTTATTATTGAACCTTTGACTGGAGATCTTAAGAAACTCCTTCCTAAAGAAATCGCAGACAATTATAGAGATAATGCTAGACTCAAAGCGATGGCGTTATCCGAAATTTATGAAGGTTTTGTTTTAGCAGACGATTCAGGTTTAGAAGTCCAATCTCTTCATGGTGAGCCTGGCATTCATTCTAGTCGGTATGCGGGCAAAGGTGCTACGAGTCAACAGAACAGGGATAAACTGCTTAAAAATATCACAATTAACCGGCTAACAGACAGGTCAGCTCGATTTGTTTGTGCTCTTATTTTGGTAAAACAGAAAAAAATCCTTTTTGAAACGACCGCTTTTTGCTATGGCAGAATAGCAGATAGGCAAAAAGGACAAGGAGGATTCGGTTATGATCCTCTATTTATTCCTGAGGGTTATTCTTTAACCATGGCCCAATTGAGTGAACAACAAAAAGATCTGATCAGCCATAGGGCTCGGGCCTGCCAGGAATTGAAAGCCTTTTTATTAGAAAACCAAAAAAGACTCCACGATTCATGA
- a CDS encoding sugar phosphate nucleotidyltransferase, with amino-acid sequence MKAIILAAGKGSRMKELTVQLPKPMLEVKGRPILEWIIKGLKQEAQVEDFCIVVGYRAEKIIDYFKEGQSLGVKIEYRFQHNQDGTGKAPLVAKSFIHNEPFFLSYGDILLEDPKQYKQMVIAYKGDGLVGLTRGDDLSKGGAVLMDAQGHITEIIEKPQNPGMLKGAYYNAGIYILSPKIFDYMESLSLSPRGEYEFTDALRLLSQKGELFGFILSGNCVDVRDPQILSMLNS; translated from the coding sequence ATGAAAGCCATTATCCTTGCTGCGGGCAAAGGCAGTCGTATGAAAGAGTTGACTGTTCAACTGCCCAAACCGATGCTTGAAGTAAAAGGCAGGCCCATTCTTGAATGGATAATAAAGGGACTTAAGCAGGAAGCACAAGTTGAAGATTTCTGTATTGTTGTTGGTTACAGGGCTGAAAAAATCATAGACTATTTCAAAGAGGGGCAATCTTTAGGAGTAAAAATAGAATATCGTTTTCAGCATAACCAGGACGGAACGGGAAAAGCTCCTCTTGTTGCTAAAAGTTTTATTCATAACGAGCCTTTCTTTTTGTCTTACGGAGACATTCTTTTGGAAGATCCTAAACAATACAAACAGATGGTTATTGCTTACAAAGGCGATGGGCTTGTGGGTTTAACTCGAGGTGATGATTTGTCTAAGGGAGGCGCTGTGCTTATGGACGCCCAAGGCCATATAACAGAAATTATAGAAAAACCACAAAATCCTGGAATGCTCAAAGGCGCGTATTATAATGCTGGAATATATATTTTGAGTCCTAAAATTTTCGATTACATGGAATCCTTAAGCCTTTCTCCTCGAGGCGAGTATGAATTTACAGATGCCTTAAGACTGCTTTCTCAAAAGGGTGAACTCTTTGGCTTTATACTTTCTGGCAATTGTGTGGATGTTCGAGACCCCCAAATTTTAAGCATGTTAAACTCTTGA
- the smpB gene encoding SsrA-binding protein SmpB: MERDLVVNRRARRDYHILKTLEAGIVLLGSEVKSLKAGKGSLEGAFAKIENGEAFLYQMNISPYEKAASYALRDPKAPRKLLLHKKEIGELAGTISRQGKTIVPLKLYFRRGKIKVLLGIASGKSKADKREKIKEQETQREISRILKQRR; this comes from the coding sequence ATGGAACGAGATCTTGTCGTCAATAGGAGAGCAAGAAGAGATTATCATATTTTAAAGACATTGGAAGCGGGGATTGTTCTCTTAGGTTCTGAAGTAAAATCCCTAAAAGCGGGAAAAGGAAGTTTGGAAGGAGCCTTTGCAAAAATTGAAAACGGAGAAGCCTTTCTCTATCAAATGAATATTTCGCCTTATGAAAAAGCTGCCTCCTATGCTCTGCGTGACCCGAAGGCTCCAAGAAAACTTCTGCTCCATAAAAAAGAGATTGGCGAACTAGCAGGAACAATTTCTAGGCAAGGGAAAACAATTGTGCCTTTAAAACTTTATTTTCGTCGAGGTAAAATTAAAGTTCTTCTGGGCATAGCCTCTGGAAAAAGCAAAGCGGATAAGAGAGAAAAAATCAAAGAGCAGGAAACTCAACGAGAAATCAGTCGAATTCTAAAACAAAGAAGGTAA
- the tal gene encoding transaldolase, with the protein MKMTQKLHELRQSLWLDNISKEMLDKGILKRYIEEFSITGLTSNPTIFDHAIAHSHFYDRSIVELSSQGMEAEELFFELAMDDLRRAADLFRPIHDQTSCRDGWVSLEVSPLLAYDAEKTLFEAKRLYEAFQRPNLYIKIPGTKEGLPAIEEAIFEGIPINVTLLFTPEHYKEAAEAYMRGLERRLAKGLPLDVVSSVASLFVSRWDKATMHVVPENLKNQLGIAIAKKTYKFYRDLLDSDRWNILAQKKANPQLLLWASTGTKDPQASDILYVKNLIAPDTINTMPEETLLAFADHGQIGAILPRDGADADVVLSEFCQHGVDYQALGERLQKEGAEAFVNSWKDLLNSLQQKSSLLKTV; encoded by the coding sequence ATGAAAATGACTCAAAAACTCCATGAATTAAGACAAAGCCTCTGGTTGGATAACATCTCAAAAGAAATGCTCGACAAAGGAATTTTAAAAAGATACATCGAAGAATTTTCTATTACCGGGCTGACCTCTAACCCCACTATTTTTGATCATGCGATCGCCCACTCTCATTTTTATGACAGAAGCATCGTTGAACTCTCCTCTCAGGGAATGGAAGCTGAAGAGCTTTTTTTTGAATTGGCCATGGACGATCTGAGGAGAGCAGCCGATCTTTTCCGTCCAATTCATGACCAAACTTCTTGTAGGGACGGTTGGGTTTCCTTAGAAGTTTCTCCTCTTTTAGCCTATGATGCTGAAAAAACCCTTTTTGAAGCCAAAAGGCTTTACGAGGCTTTCCAAAGACCAAATCTTTACATTAAAATCCCAGGAACAAAAGAAGGTTTGCCCGCTATTGAAGAAGCCATCTTTGAGGGAATCCCCATTAACGTCACCCTTCTTTTTACCCCAGAGCATTATAAAGAAGCAGCTGAAGCTTATATGAGGGGCTTAGAGAGAAGATTAGCCAAGGGACTTCCCTTAGATGTAGTCTCTTCTGTTGCTTCACTATTTGTGAGCCGTTGGGATAAAGCCACGATGCACGTTGTGCCTGAAAACCTGAAAAACCAACTTGGGATCGCTATTGCTAAAAAGACTTATAAGTTCTATAGGGACCTTCTTGATTCAGATCGGTGGAATATCCTTGCTCAAAAAAAAGCCAACCCTCAACTACTCTTGTGGGCAAGTACAGGAACAAAGGATCCTCAAGCTTCTGATATCCTTTACGTTAAGAATCTTATTGCTCCAGATACCATTAATACCATGCCTGAAGAAACCCTTTTAGCTTTTGCTGATCATGGCCAGATTGGTGCTATTTTACCAAGAGATGGAGCCGATGCGGATGTGGTCCTCTCTGAGTTTTGTCAGCATGGGGTGGATTACCAAGCTCTTGGAGAGCGGCTTCAAAAAGAAGGAGCAGAAGCTTTTGTAAATTCTTGGAAAGATCTTTTAAATTCTTTGCAACAAAAATCTTCCCTTCTCAAAACCGTTTAA
- a CDS encoding DNA-directed RNA polymerase subunit omega gives MMNTTQENIAQLLSAALAKVEIPEVLVNMVSRRVRLLAKGAKPLIEVPPQWNFMQIALKEIAEGRLTWEPIPQEENNESSTESSRQAVQSHLP, from the coding sequence ATGATGAATACGACTCAAGAAAACATTGCTCAGTTGCTTTCCGCTGCTTTGGCTAAAGTTGAAATTCCAGAAGTGCTTGTAAACATGGTATCGCGTCGCGTTAGGCTCCTTGCTAAGGGAGCAAAACCGCTCATCGAGGTTCCCCCTCAATGGAATTTTATGCAGATCGCTCTTAAAGAAATTGCTGAAGGAAGGCTTACTTGGGAGCCTATCCCTCAAGAAGAAAACAATGAATCATCAACCGAATCATCCAGGCAGGCTGTTCAAAGTCATTTACCTTAA
- a CDS encoding tyrosine recombinase, which yields MKHQPSKDSWHETIEKTLAFLAIEKSHAVNTQLLYRQILEKFVLWMTRRKISIGSVSSSHIELFLDEERKRGLADNSLKVTIIALDHLFEYLKEQGKIKENPLDRKELPLIHPHLPQFLTQKEIEKLLHAPFPDNPLGWRDRAILELLYGSGLRVSELISLKLESYSPEHFQIKVIGKGSKERAIPIGKCAREALDKYILEGRKTLLTKKSRGEIFLNRRGGPLTRSRIRQLIIHYAALSGIDKKVYPHLLRHTFASHLLENGADLRVIQELLGHANIATTQIYTHVNLKYLKEVHHRCHPRAQEKI from the coding sequence GTGAAACATCAACCTTCTAAAGATAGTTGGCATGAAACAATAGAAAAGACTCTAGCTTTTCTTGCTATCGAAAAAAGCCATGCGGTTAATACCCAACTTCTTTATCGGCAGATTCTTGAAAAATTCGTCCTCTGGATGACTCGCCGCAAGATCTCGATAGGTTCTGTAAGCAGTAGCCATATTGAGCTTTTTTTGGATGAAGAAAGAAAAAGAGGATTAGCTGATAATTCATTAAAAGTAACGATTATCGCCTTGGACCATCTCTTTGAGTATCTTAAAGAGCAAGGCAAGATTAAAGAAAATCCATTAGATCGCAAAGAACTTCCCCTCATACACCCCCACTTACCGCAATTTTTAACACAAAAAGAAATTGAAAAACTTCTCCACGCCCCTTTTCCGGACAACCCTCTGGGATGGAGGGATAGGGCAATCTTAGAGCTCCTCTATGGCTCTGGATTAAGAGTCTCCGAACTGATATCCTTAAAACTGGAGTCCTACAGCCCAGAGCATTTTCAAATCAAGGTCATTGGAAAGGGAAGCAAGGAAAGGGCTATTCCAATTGGAAAATGTGCAAGAGAAGCACTTGATAAATATATTTTAGAAGGGAGAAAAACATTGCTGACAAAGAAAAGTCGAGGAGAAATTTTTCTTAATCGTAGAGGTGGGCCCTTGACTCGATCTCGCATAAGACAGTTGATTATTCATTATGCAGCCCTTTCTGGAATTGATAAAAAAGTCTATCCCCATCTTTTAAGACATACTTTTGCGAGCCATCTTCTAGAAAATGGAGCTGATTTACGCGTTATCCAAGAGCTGCTTGGACATGCTAATATTGCCACAACCCAGATTTACACCCACGTTAACCTAAAATATCTTAAAGAAGTTCATCATCGATGCCATCCTCGAGCACAGGAAAAAATTTAA
- a CDS encoding zinc ribbon domain-containing protein, producing MDQKIFETRHNLTRIPIEIDKMQRQLKEEQETIARNKKELFQIDLSIKELEEEIAGLKSKVNQYKYQQLTTRKNEEYQALSHQIENANLKISTLEDKILELLDKKEKVSTTFRELESKFHSYSREINKRIENLLTQKKSFEKNLEQLIEERKNYASRFDPQLLKTYQSIAASKPGSAIVAVIEESCGGCHMKMTKQRCLKVKSSEELVFCEYCGRILFFAE from the coding sequence ATGGATCAAAAGATTTTTGAAACTCGTCATAACTTGACCAGAATTCCAATCGAAATTGATAAAATGCAGAGACAGCTTAAAGAAGAGCAGGAGACTATTGCACGAAACAAAAAAGAACTTTTCCAGATTGATTTATCGATCAAAGAGCTAGAAGAAGAGATAGCTGGACTTAAATCAAAAGTTAACCAGTATAAATATCAACAGCTTACAACCAGAAAAAATGAAGAGTATCAAGCCTTATCTCATCAGATTGAAAATGCCAATCTGAAAATATCAACTTTAGAAGATAAAATCCTTGAACTGTTAGATAAAAAAGAAAAAGTTTCCACGACTTTCCGTGAGCTGGAGTCAAAGTTCCATAGTTATTCTAGAGAAATAAATAAAAGAATTGAAAACCTTTTAACGCAAAAGAAAAGCTTTGAGAAAAACCTTGAACAACTCATAGAAGAGAGAAAAAACTATGCTTCTCGCTTTGATCCGCAACTGCTCAAGACTTATCAAAGCATAGCAGCTTCAAAACCCGGTTCAGCCATAGTGGCTGTAATCGAGGAAAGCTGTGGGGGCTGTCACATGAAAATGACAAAACAGAGATGTCTCAAAGTCAAGTCTTCAGAAGAACTTGTCTTCTGTGAATATTGTGGTAGAATATTGTTTTTTGCTGAATAA
- the rnc gene encoding ribonuclease III → METPSEPIQLKELEKRIGYIFKNPRLLEEALTHPSYFVESIKINGEDFQRLEFLGDAVLGLAITEKLFHSFPSFDEGKLTKLRARLVSRKNLSPLASVLGLGKFLRLGRGEEKNQGRIKPSNLANALESIIGALYLDGGWERAKLFIFELFNPLFMELEKDPFRFLEHENSKGLLQELLQKKGTELPVYRIVLESGEAHNKWYEVEVLWKNQILGRGSGKSKKEAELRAAKEAFEKLVSQTPPDSIQGLGHSSP, encoded by the coding sequence ATGGAGACACCCTCAGAACCGATTCAACTCAAAGAGTTGGAAAAAAGAATTGGATATATATTTAAAAATCCCCGGCTACTTGAAGAAGCTTTAACCCATCCTTCCTATTTTGTTGAATCCATAAAAATCAATGGAGAAGATTTTCAAAGGTTAGAGTTTCTAGGAGACGCTGTCTTAGGACTAGCTATTACCGAAAAACTATTTCATTCGTTTCCCTCTTTTGACGAAGGAAAACTGACTAAGTTGAGAGCACGGTTAGTGAGTCGCAAAAATTTATCTCCTTTAGCTTCCGTCTTAGGACTAGGCAAGTTTTTGCGTTTAGGTAGAGGAGAAGAAAAAAATCAAGGAAGAATAAAACCTTCCAATTTAGCTAATGCTTTGGAGTCAATAATCGGGGCTTTGTATCTGGATGGGGGATGGGAAAGAGCTAAGTTATTTATCTTTGAGCTATTCAATCCTCTGTTCATGGAACTTGAGAAGGACCCTTTTCGATTTCTTGAACATGAGAACTCAAAGGGATTACTTCAGGAACTGCTGCAGAAAAAAGGAACAGAGTTGCCCGTTTATCGCATCGTCCTGGAAAGTGGGGAAGCTCATAATAAATGGTACGAAGTCGAAGTTCTATGGAAAAACCAAATCTTAGGAAGAGGTTCTGGGAAAAGCAAAAAAGAGGCAGAACTTCGAGCAGCTAAGGAAGCTTTTGAGAAGTTAGTGTCTCAAACACCTCCCGATTCGATTCAAGGACTTGGACATAGTTCTCCATAA
- the hemB gene encoding porphobilinogen synthase — protein sequence MKEKQLDLLRRPRRLRASSQIRSLVAETKLDIADLVCPLFVQEKEGKEEIGSMPGIFRYSLENLLEECSLLREKGINAVALFPYVPREKKDESGSYALDPGGIIPQAVEVLKKTIPDLLVITDVALDPYTLHGHDGIWNEKIKDVDNDATVEVLVKMAVMLAQKGADFVAPSDMMDGRVGAIRKALDSEGLSKTSILAYSAKFASAFYGPFRDAVGSGRQKGIYLDKKTYQLNPANSREACLEALLDEKEGADILMVKPAGPYLDIIFQIRQKTLLPLAAYQVSGEYASIVAAGLKGWIDPKKAALESLMAIKRAGADIILTYFAQSLARDPFFNF from the coding sequence ATGAAAGAAAAACAACTCGATCTTCTCAGGCGGCCAAGAAGACTGAGAGCATCTAGTCAAATCCGTAGCCTTGTAGCTGAAACGAAGTTGGATATTGCTGATCTTGTCTGTCCTCTTTTTGTCCAAGAAAAAGAAGGCAAAGAGGAGATCGGATCAATGCCGGGTATATTTAGATATTCTCTTGAAAATCTTCTAGAAGAGTGCTCTCTGCTTAGGGAAAAGGGGATAAATGCCGTTGCCCTTTTCCCTTATGTTCCAAGAGAAAAAAAGGATGAGTCCGGTTCCTATGCCTTGGATCCTGGGGGCATTATTCCCCAGGCGGTAGAAGTATTAAAGAAGACAATTCCCGATCTTTTGGTTATTACCGATGTGGCTTTGGATCCTTATACTCTTCATGGCCATGACGGGATATGGAATGAAAAAATAAAAGATGTGGATAATGATGCTACTGTAGAAGTCTTAGTCAAGATGGCAGTTATGCTTGCCCAAAAAGGGGCTGATTTTGTAGCCCCTTCGGACATGATGGATGGAAGGGTAGGTGCAATCAGAAAAGCTCTCGATTCCGAGGGGCTTTCAAAGACCTCTATTCTTGCCTATTCCGCTAAGTTTGCATCCGCTTTTTATGGTCCTTTTCGTGATGCAGTCGGTTCAGGAAGACAAAAAGGAATTTATCTGGACAAAAAGACCTACCAACTGAATCCAGCCAATAGTCGAGAAGCTTGTCTGGAAGCTTTACTCGACGAAAAAGAAGGAGCGGATATCCTCATGGTAAAGCCTGCTGGCCCTTATCTAGATATTATATTTCAGATTAGGCAAAAAACACTTTTGCCTTTAGCCGCCTATCAAGTTTCAGGTGAATATGCCTCGATCGTAGCCGCAGGGTTGAAAGGGTGGATAGATCCTAAAAAAGCCGCTTTAGAATCCTTGATGGCTATAAAAAGAGCAGGGGCTGATATCATATTAACCTATTTCGCTCAATCCTTAGCCCGAGATCCTTTTTTTAATTTTTAG
- the upp gene encoding uracil phosphoribosyltransferase — translation MALHIVDHPLLIDRISRLRDKNTSKILFISYLDQASSILAVFSTKNLALQPIKVETPLETTSCYVLRQKIILIPILRAGLGMLKSFQFLLPEAQVFLLGATRDEKTFHTTLYHGHVPNIDEHHQLFLLDPMLATGSTLKKAVEFLKAKGAMSIRVVCCIASPEGIKQLCQSHEEIEIFTGCVDREVDSQGFILPGLGDAGDRLFGHADNNFEFLP, via the coding sequence ATGGCTCTCCATATTGTTGACCATCCTTTGCTTATCGATCGAATTAGCCGGCTTCGAGATAAAAACACCTCAAAAATTCTATTTATCTCTTATCTTGATCAAGCTTCTTCAATATTAGCCGTTTTTTCAACAAAAAATCTTGCTTTGCAGCCCATCAAAGTGGAAACCCCGCTAGAAACAACTTCCTGTTATGTTCTCCGTCAAAAGATTATACTTATCCCTATTTTAAGAGCGGGCTTGGGAATGCTCAAAAGCTTTCAATTTCTGTTGCCCGAAGCCCAGGTCTTTCTTTTGGGAGCTACAAGAGATGAAAAAACCTTTCATACCACTCTTTACCATGGACATGTTCCCAATATAGATGAGCATCATCAGCTTTTTCTTCTCGATCCTATGCTCGCCACGGGAAGCACGCTTAAAAAAGCGGTTGAATTCTTAAAAGCTAAAGGTGCAATGTCAATACGTGTCGTTTGTTGCATCGCAAGTCCTGAAGGAATCAAACAACTCTGTCAGAGCCATGAAGAAATTGAGATCTTTACAGGTTGTGTGGATAGAGAAGTTGATTCTCAAGGTTTTATCCTTCCCGGGTTAGGGGATGCGGGTGACAGGCTTTTCGGTCATGCAGACAATAACTTTGAATTTCTTCCTTAG